The following are encoded in a window of Streptomyces sp. SAT1 genomic DNA:
- a CDS encoding ABC transporter substrate-binding protein: MTRGFWRVTGSLALAFSLVTGCAHADRGPAATAITVWMYPVIADPRASAAYWKQVERAFAEASPGVRLTVAELPWADRDSRLTAALADGTGPDAVLLMPDQLPRFALRGAVAPVGDVLEDTAGKFLPSALAAATVRGEIYGAPIYQTVTTTLYNKRLLDDAGVLAPPATWKEVEAAAPKLRRNGVALLDYSAADDATLNLNFYPLLWQAGGHVFSPDGKKAAFNSAAGVRALTFLTTLYGTGAIPPTSTTSTNRLADEALGRQQAAMGYSVDPADADLAARTWGADNVLVGAPLRGPVQESAFGAPGVLSVNAASRHQAETREFLAFMTRPAQIKSLSRASGYLSPRADVVVPNASPYARQYQEALASVSPGEPNPVSRQVMRLLAPQIRATLTGRKSARRALDDAAAAADALLARSS, translated from the coding sequence ATGACCAGGGGCTTCTGGCGCGTGACGGGCTCGTTGGCGTTGGCGTTCTCCCTGGTGACCGGCTGCGCCCACGCCGACCGGGGACCGGCCGCCACCGCGATCACCGTGTGGATGTACCCGGTGATCGCCGATCCGCGGGCGAGCGCCGCGTACTGGAAGCAGGTGGAGCGGGCCTTCGCGGAAGCCTCTCCCGGCGTGCGGCTGACCGTGGCGGAACTGCCCTGGGCCGACCGGGACAGCAGGCTCACCGCCGCACTCGCGGACGGCACCGGGCCGGACGCCGTGCTGCTGATGCCGGACCAGTTGCCGCGCTTCGCCCTGCGGGGCGCCGTCGCCCCCGTGGGTGACGTCCTGGAGGACACCGCCGGCAAGTTCCTCCCCTCGGCGCTCGCCGCCGCCACGGTGCGAGGGGAGATCTACGGTGCGCCGATCTACCAGACCGTCACCACCACGCTCTACAACAAGCGGCTCCTCGACGACGCGGGCGTACTCGCGCCACCGGCCACCTGGAAGGAGGTCGAGGCGGCAGCGCCCAAGCTGCGCAGGAACGGTGTCGCCCTCCTCGACTACTCCGCCGCGGACGACGCGACGCTGAACCTCAACTTCTACCCCCTGCTGTGGCAGGCCGGCGGCCATGTCTTCTCCCCTGACGGGAAGAAGGCGGCCTTCAACAGCGCCGCGGGGGTGCGGGCGCTCACTTTTCTCACCACCCTCTACGGAACCGGTGCGATACCTCCGACATCGACGACGAGCACCAATCGCCTGGCCGACGAGGCGCTCGGGCGGCAGCAGGCCGCCATGGGTTATTCCGTCGACCCGGCCGACGCCGATCTCGCGGCGCGGACCTGGGGTGCGGACAACGTGCTCGTGGGTGCGCCGCTCAGAGGACCGGTGCAGGAGAGCGCGTTCGGCGCCCCCGGGGTCCTCAGCGTCAACGCGGCGTCCCGGCACCAGGCGGAGACACGGGAGTTCCTGGCCTTCATGACCCGGCCGGCCCAGATCAAATCGCTGAGCAGGGCCAGCGGATACCTCTCACCCCGTGCGGACGTCGTCGTACCGAACGCCTCTCCCTACGCGAGGCAGTACCAGGAAGCCCTGGCCAGCGTCTCCCCCGGCGAGCCCAACCCCGTCTCACGGCAGGTGATGCGCCTGCTCGCCCCGCAGATCCGGGCCACGCTCACGGGACGCAAGAGTGCCCGGCGCGCGCTCGACGACGCGGCCGCGGCGGCCGACGCCCTGCTGGCCCGCTCCTCCTGA
- a CDS encoding extracellular solute-binding protein — translation MRRRGTGHRRGGRTRRGGRLPRALSPVAPVPVAAAVLLVLAAVAGCTGGGGPEAERSPSADVPGEIVVASGRDVTGKNGVREQLIDAWNREQDKENTGYHARLVELPGSADEQRSQLLGALQSGSADYDVVNLDVTWVPEFAEAALVDPLPDGALDGDVIASVAATAYWKKRVYAVPFNTDVGLLYYRLDQLREAGVRDPVLGPGTSWQRLRDLADVLDTHPPKGFEKAWTTQLAAYEGRTVNAIEAFASATKDFALTDESGRYTATRQELADGIAELRRRTEKPYTLDHALASDEAASLSDFASGRTAFLRQWPYAYGTLHQTFSSRQLGVAPLPGWAVLGGQNLAVARSSERPRKAAQLIAYLTSAQSERCLLDAGFAATRTSAYTDDRVRCTVEAVPSPAPTGESTDRMPRDAAGRPDYARRILLPALTRAVPRPRTPLYGAFTQTFTTELGRLFTDDPPTDAALAAELDEALRKVLPD, via the coding sequence ATGAGACGGCGCGGGACCGGGCACCGGCGCGGGGGGCGGACCCGGCGCGGCGGGCGGCTGCCGCGGGCCCTGTCACCGGTGGCGCCCGTGCCGGTCGCGGCGGCCGTGCTGCTGGTGCTGGCCGCGGTCGCGGGCTGCACCGGCGGGGGCGGGCCGGAGGCGGAGCGGTCGCCCTCCGCCGATGTGCCTGGCGAGATCGTGGTGGCCAGCGGCCGGGACGTGACCGGGAAGAACGGCGTCCGGGAGCAGCTCATCGACGCCTGGAACCGGGAGCAGGACAAGGAGAACACGGGCTACCACGCGCGGCTGGTCGAGCTGCCGGGCTCGGCCGACGAGCAGCGCAGCCAGCTGCTGGGCGCGCTCCAGTCGGGCAGCGCCGACTACGACGTGGTCAACCTGGACGTGACCTGGGTGCCGGAGTTCGCCGAGGCCGCGCTGGTCGATCCGCTGCCGGACGGCGCGCTCGACGGCGACGTCATCGCCTCGGTCGCCGCCACGGCGTACTGGAAGAAGCGGGTCTACGCGGTGCCGTTCAACACCGACGTGGGGCTGCTGTACTACCGGCTCGACCAGCTGCGGGAGGCCGGGGTCCGCGATCCCGTGCTCGGGCCCGGCACGTCCTGGCAGCGGCTGCGCGATCTCGCCGACGTCCTGGACACGCATCCGCCCAAGGGCTTCGAGAAGGCGTGGACGACGCAGCTCGCCGCCTACGAGGGCCGCACGGTCAACGCCATCGAGGCGTTCGCCTCCGCCACGAAGGACTTCGCCCTGACCGACGAGTCGGGCCGCTACACCGCGACCCGCCAGGAGCTCGCCGACGGCATCGCGGAGCTGCGCCGGCGCACGGAGAAGCCGTACACCCTGGACCACGCCCTCGCCTCCGACGAGGCCGCCTCGCTCAGTGACTTCGCGAGCGGCCGCACGGCCTTCCTGCGGCAGTGGCCCTACGCCTACGGCACGCTGCACCAGACCTTCTCGTCCCGGCAGCTCGGCGTGGCGCCGCTGCCCGGCTGGGCGGTGCTCGGCGGGCAGAACCTGGCGGTGGCCCGGTCCTCGGAGCGGCCCCGCAAGGCCGCGCAGCTCATCGCCTACCTCACCAGCGCGCAGAGCGAACGCTGCCTGCTGGACGCGGGGTTCGCCGCGACCCGTACGTCGGCGTACACCGACGACCGGGTGCGGTGCACGGTGGAGGCGGTCCCCTCACCGGCCCCCACCGGGGAGAGCACCGACCGGATGCCGCGCGACGCGGCCGGCCGCCCCGACTACGCCCGCCGCATCCTGCTGCCCGCCCTCACCCGCGCGGTGCCCCGCCCCCGCACCCCGCTCTACGGCGCCTTCACCCAGACCTTCACCACCGAACTGGGCCGCCTGTTCACCGACGACCCCCCGACCGACGCGGCCCTGGCCGCCGAACTGGACGAGGCGCTGAGGAAGGTGCTGCCGGACTGA
- a CDS encoding effector-associated constant component EACC1, protein MAEGEGVAGRAIRVRLDGSASNRDIDALKAWLERENPLEELVADGRLHILEQPRSDAPPGHMGAGMEILLVLAGAGAEVVFGELLEQTRRAVAAWRENRRRVEPGHPPEQRVDPVNSGEE, encoded by the coding sequence ATGGCTGAGGGGGAGGGCGTGGCCGGCCGAGCGATCCGGGTCCGGCTGGACGGAAGCGCGAGCAACCGCGACATCGACGCGCTGAAGGCGTGGCTGGAGCGGGAGAATCCACTGGAGGAACTGGTCGCCGACGGGCGCCTGCACATCCTGGAGCAGCCGCGCTCGGACGCGCCGCCCGGTCATATGGGCGCCGGGATGGAGATCCTGCTGGTCCTGGCCGGTGCGGGCGCCGAAGTGGTCTTCGGTGAGCTGCTGGAGCAGACGAGACGAGCCGTGGCCGCCTGGCGGGAGAACCGCCGCCGGGTGGAGCCCGGACACCCGCCCGAGCAGCGCGTCGATCCGGTGAACTCCGGCGAGGAGTAG
- a CDS encoding ribosomal protein L7/L12: protein MDILVFVIVFAALLTGFATIEIRIARTDRRTARVEHKLDLILDHLGLCEEQPWRGEVAELARTGRKIQAVKLYREATDAGLKEAKEAVDRIAAG from the coding sequence ATGGACATACTCGTCTTCGTCATCGTCTTCGCGGCTCTGCTCACCGGGTTCGCCACGATCGAGATCCGGATCGCCCGCACCGACCGGCGCACCGCCCGCGTCGAGCACAAGCTGGACCTGATCCTGGACCACCTGGGGCTGTGCGAGGAGCAGCCGTGGCGGGGCGAGGTGGCCGAACTGGCGCGGACCGGCCGGAAGATCCAGGCGGTCAAGCTGTACCGGGAGGCCACGGACGCCGGTCTGAAGGAGGCCAAGGAGGCCGTGGACCGGATCGCCGCCGGCTGA
- a CDS encoding VWA domain-containing protein: protein MGILTRLRNAFGRSRKGRAAEAEGAEQVPATEPAPAAEEQPAAAPKVPAPAAEPAAEPAREPEADPAPAAVTSPAPEPEPEPAPAARIPDPRTPAADEHELVAAAFDNVTVPKQPEPREAAPEPEPEPEPEPEPEPEQEQEQAAVPEPAAGPEPVPEPEAEPEAEVEPAQPQAQEAEKPQEPETQAAQEPHEPHEPQAQAAQEPHEPQAQEAHEPRTEETQEPQEPQESQEAHEAHEAQAEDTPQPPASEAEPPAETKPAIPLPRLKSRAPGLTTAYKAATAALRKNDLTGARARVHLVLDRSASMRPYYKDGSAQALAEQCLALAAHLDPEATVHVTFFSTEVDGTADLTLTDHENKIDEVHGTLGRMGRTSYHAAIEAVLAHLDEQKTAQGTAEGTADQPPVPTLVVFQTDGAPDAKTPATHALADAGTSHPEVFFSFVAFGEHDNKAFDYLRRLKTGNASFFHAGPAPRELTDKALYEGVLASWRP from the coding sequence ATGGGCATTCTCACTCGCCTGCGGAACGCGTTCGGCCGGTCACGCAAGGGGCGTGCGGCCGAAGCAGAGGGTGCGGAGCAGGTGCCGGCCACGGAACCGGCCCCCGCCGCCGAGGAGCAGCCGGCGGCGGCGCCGAAGGTCCCGGCCCCGGCGGCCGAGCCCGCCGCGGAGCCCGCGCGGGAGCCGGAAGCGGACCCGGCTCCCGCCGCCGTGACGTCTCCCGCCCCGGAACCGGAACCGGAGCCCGCTCCCGCGGCCCGCATCCCCGACCCCCGCACGCCCGCCGCCGACGAACACGAACTGGTGGCCGCGGCCTTCGACAACGTCACGGTCCCGAAGCAGCCGGAACCCCGGGAGGCGGCCCCGGAGCCGGAACCCGAACCGGAGCCGGAGCCGGAGCCGGAGCCGGAGCAGGAGCAGGAGCAGGCCGCCGTGCCGGAACCGGCGGCGGGACCGGAACCAGTCCCGGAGCCGGAAGCCGAACCGGAAGCCGAGGTGGAACCCGCCCAGCCGCAGGCACAGGAAGCGGAGAAGCCGCAGGAGCCGGAGACACAGGCGGCACAGGAGCCGCACGAGCCGCACGAGCCGCAGGCGCAGGCGGCACAGGAGCCGCACGAGCCGCAGGCGCAGGAAGCGCACGAGCCGCGGACGGAGGAAACGCAGGAGCCCCAGGAGCCCCAGGAGTCCCAGGAAGCCCACGAAGCCCACGAAGCCCAGGCGGAGGACACCCCGCAGCCCCCCGCCTCCGAGGCGGAACCCCCCGCCGAGACCAAGCCCGCCATCCCCCTCCCCCGCCTGAAGTCCCGCGCCCCCGGCCTCACCACGGCCTACAAGGCCGCCACCGCCGCTCTCAGGAAGAACGACCTCACCGGCGCCCGCGCCCGGGTCCACCTCGTCCTCGACCGCTCCGCCTCCATGCGCCCGTACTACAAGGACGGCTCCGCCCAGGCCCTCGCCGAGCAGTGCCTCGCCCTCGCCGCGCACCTCGACCCGGAGGCCACGGTCCACGTCACGTTCTTCTCCACGGAGGTGGACGGCACCGCCGACCTCACCCTCACCGATCACGAGAACAAGATCGACGAGGTGCACGGCACGCTGGGGCGCATGGGCCGTACCAGCTACCACGCGGCGATCGAGGCGGTCCTCGCCCACCTCGACGAGCAGAAGACCGCGCAGGGGACGGCGGAGGGGACGGCGGACCAGCCCCCCGTCCCCACCCTGGTGGTCTTCCAGACGGACGGCGCCCCCGACGCCAAGACGCCCGCCACCCACGCCCTGGCCGACGCCGGGACGAGCCACCCGGAGGTGTTCTTCTCCTTCGTCGCCTTCGGCGAGCACGACAACAAGGCGTTCGACTACCTCCGCAGGCTGAAGACCGGCAACGCGTCGTTCTTCCACGCCGGCCCGGCGCCCCGCGAGCTGACGGACAAGGCGCTCTACGAGGGGGTCCTCGCGTCCTGGCGCCCGTGA
- a CDS encoding nucleoside hydrolase: MTGPSNSDATPVIIDCDTGVDDALALLFAVRHPGLDLRAVTCVAGNTDVDQVVRNTLTVLEQAGAPEIPVARGAERPLIEPVRTALHVHGRDGMGDLGLPAPARRPVDADAVALLRRTVLDSPRPVTLIPTAPLTNIALLLRTHPEVTRNIERIVFMGGAVATGNATAVAEFNVWHDPEAAAILLSAGVPTTMYGLDVFERVVVPAGDVRRLGESTEPGARLAGRLLSHRDPVTSEEDPAGGLGDAGAVCAVADPAGLTTHRLPVEVTLAPGPGRGQTVVDRRRRPGEAELHGEAREQPLVDVALDVDVERYVKLYLATVEGAGARA; this comes from the coding sequence GTGACCGGTCCGTCCAACTCCGACGCCACGCCCGTGATCATCGACTGCGACACCGGTGTCGACGACGCGCTCGCCCTGCTGTTCGCCGTCCGGCACCCGGGGCTCGACCTGCGTGCGGTGACCTGTGTGGCCGGGAACACGGACGTGGACCAGGTGGTGCGCAACACGCTCACCGTGCTGGAGCAGGCGGGCGCACCCGAGATCCCGGTGGCGCGCGGCGCCGAGCGCCCGCTGATCGAGCCCGTGCGCACCGCGCTCCATGTGCACGGCCGCGACGGCATGGGCGACCTCGGCCTGCCCGCCCCGGCCCGGCGGCCCGTCGACGCGGACGCGGTGGCGCTGCTGCGCCGCACGGTCCTGGACTCGCCCCGGCCGGTCACCCTGATCCCCACCGCGCCCCTGACCAACATCGCCCTGCTGCTGCGCACCCACCCGGAGGTGACGCGGAACATCGAGCGGATCGTGTTCATGGGCGGCGCGGTGGCCACCGGGAACGCCACGGCGGTCGCCGAGTTCAACGTCTGGCACGACCCGGAGGCCGCCGCGATCCTGCTGAGCGCCGGGGTGCCGACCACGATGTACGGGCTGGACGTGTTCGAGCGAGTCGTCGTCCCGGCCGGTGACGTGCGCCGGCTGGGGGAGAGCACCGAGCCGGGCGCGCGGCTGGCCGGGCGGCTGCTGTCCCACCGCGACCCGGTGACCAGTGAGGAGGACCCGGCGGGCGGCCTCGGGGACGCGGGCGCGGTCTGCGCGGTCGCCGACCCGGCGGGGCTGACCACGCACCGGCTGCCCGTCGAGGTGACCCTCGCGCCGGGACCGGGGCGCGGCCAGACGGTCGTCGACCGCCGCCGGCGCCCCGGCGAGGCGGAACTGCACGGCGAGGCCCGTGAGCAGCCGCTGGTGGACGTGGCGCTCGACGTCGACGTGGAGCGGTACGTGAAGCTGTACCTGGCCACCGTCGAGGGCGCGGGCGCGCGGGCCTGA
- a CDS encoding RNA polymerase sigma factor — MNGTAARPDDASVIADSLARPELFGELYHRHASVIHQYAARRLGEDAAEDITAETFLSAFRTRARYDLTRPNARPWLYGIAANLIGKQRRSEVRALKALARTGLDPVAESWTDRSDSRVTAQAAQALLAGALAALAPGDRHVLLLVAWADLGYQEVAEALGIPVGTVRSRLNRARRKVRGALGGVNPAFVHDFPRVVRSG, encoded by the coding sequence GTGAACGGCACGGCCGCCCGACCCGACGACGCCTCCGTCATCGCCGACTCCCTGGCCAGGCCGGAGCTGTTCGGCGAGCTCTACCACCGCCACGCGTCCGTGATCCACCAGTACGCGGCCCGGCGCCTCGGTGAGGACGCGGCCGAGGACATCACCGCGGAGACGTTCCTGTCCGCGTTCCGCACCCGGGCGCGCTACGACCTCACCCGGCCGAACGCCAGACCCTGGCTCTACGGGATCGCCGCGAACCTCATCGGCAAGCAGCGCCGTTCCGAGGTGCGGGCCCTGAAGGCACTGGCCCGCACCGGGCTGGACCCCGTCGCCGAGTCCTGGACCGACCGCAGCGACAGCCGGGTGACGGCGCAGGCCGCGCAGGCGCTCCTGGCCGGCGCGCTGGCCGCGCTGGCGCCGGGCGACCGGCACGTCCTGCTCCTGGTCGCCTGGGCCGACCTCGGCTACCAGGAGGTCGCCGAGGCGCTGGGCATCCCGGTGGGTACGGTGCGCTCACGTCTCAACCGGGCCCGCAGGAAGGTCCGCGGCGCGCTCGGCGGGGTGAACCCCGCGTTCGTACACGATTTTCCCCGGGTGGTCCGAAGTGGATGA
- a CDS encoding caspase family protein, whose product MGRFDPRGRVNRALLVGVSEYEHTKPVAWDGVAGQLPAVRHNVSRLRQALRGGVFADREITDCRSPSHDDFGEDLRRAAHEAEGLLLCYFAGHGAVPSAGNELFLQMRNARVVAGAQAVFPNATSFTEVLTVLAGSGAERIVVILDCCYAGNAAKVWHDFPGRHKILLLMSVQANRLIDAGDGTGPTPFTDELVRLLEAGGDRSLLEVYGRVRARMLGAGRTTTQNDPWEPQLAAAPDTDVLLRSGPRPHPEPPPAPAPSPPPPSPPPSPSPPVPESPPPPPGPREPRSGPGAVRVRRVLAGLLGTVGAAGALTGAGVRWLGRSGRLGRLGRLGWWGRAGVAVALVLVLAGGGYVIASRFIGAGAATACRPPLELRVLTDPDLEPVVRTAADAYLASGADDAGHGCRRTGITVYSAGAGAAVTALRRQTDAWQEPREEDTNPQRDIGPQPDVWIPASGTDVARVGTDRSERSFAELRPDAGPFAYSPVVLAVPRKLARSRAEERTGLPLARLFAQLRARDAAAGVLRADPEVTDSALLATVGLYGGGADPRAAEQGVRTAGPPAPTAADLLCALPADRAADARTAALVPEFLLVSGVGCAKNTRVPRSAEYPSDVPALTPTFVRVAWDGGDRDATVRADAVDRFHAWLTGRDGLAAFAAAGFRSATGTGHPLLGGGPADTGVLRAAGPLPGAAARTAVDTALGRYRSANGPGRVLYLLDSSGSMHTRWPGPSGGPGILKQSLGGLGDEDEYGVWGVYDGPGGRHHDEVLPFGHHRRADAERGVDAAARVRDAESDPHAALLDALDTMAERGADDKRPQLIVYITDDEDDDRLTGRNLAQVLERARQRKVPVDMVSLVAGSCDRGRPAAAVAEASHGRCLDTADDLGAGLHDEVARVGTGED is encoded by the coding sequence GTGGGCCGCTTCGACCCGAGGGGGCGGGTGAACCGGGCGCTGCTGGTCGGCGTGTCGGAGTACGAGCACACGAAGCCGGTCGCGTGGGACGGGGTGGCCGGGCAGTTGCCCGCCGTGCGGCACAACGTCAGCAGACTGCGGCAGGCCCTGCGGGGCGGGGTGTTCGCGGACCGGGAGATCACCGACTGCCGTTCGCCCTCCCACGACGACTTCGGCGAGGATCTGCGCCGCGCCGCGCACGAGGCCGAGGGGCTGCTGCTGTGCTACTTCGCCGGGCACGGCGCGGTACCGAGCGCGGGCAACGAGCTGTTCCTCCAGATGCGCAACGCGCGCGTGGTCGCGGGCGCGCAGGCCGTCTTCCCGAACGCGACCTCGTTCACCGAGGTGCTCACGGTGCTCGCGGGCAGCGGCGCCGAGCGGATCGTGGTGATCCTCGACTGCTGCTACGCGGGCAACGCCGCCAAGGTGTGGCACGACTTCCCCGGCCGGCACAAGATCCTGCTGCTGATGAGCGTGCAGGCCAACCGGCTCATCGACGCGGGCGACGGCACCGGCCCGACCCCGTTCACCGACGAGCTGGTACGGCTGCTGGAGGCGGGCGGGGACCGGTCGCTGCTGGAGGTCTACGGGCGGGTGCGCGCGCGGATGCTCGGGGCGGGCCGTACGACCACGCAGAACGATCCCTGGGAGCCGCAGCTCGCCGCCGCGCCGGACACGGACGTCCTGCTGCGGTCGGGGCCCCGCCCGCACCCGGAGCCGCCGCCCGCGCCCGCGCCGTCTCCGCCGCCTCCGTCACCGCCCCCGTCCCCGTCCCCGCCTGTGCCGGAGTCTCCGCCGCCTCCGCCGGGGCCCCGCGAGCCCCGGTCCGGGCCGGGGGCGGTCCGCGTCCGGCGGGTGCTCGCGGGGCTGCTGGGGACGGTGGGGGCGGCCGGGGCGCTGACCGGCGCCGGGGTGCGGTGGCTCGGACGGTCGGGGCGGCTCGGACGGCTCGGTCGGCTCGGGTGGTGGGGCAGGGCCGGGGTGGCCGTCGCGCTGGTGCTGGTCCTGGCGGGGGGCGGCTACGTCATCGCGTCCCGGTTCATCGGTGCCGGGGCCGCCACCGCCTGCCGTCCGCCCCTCGAACTGCGGGTGCTGACCGACCCCGACCTGGAGCCGGTGGTCCGCACCGCCGCGGACGCCTATCTCGCCTCGGGCGCCGACGACGCCGGACACGGCTGCCGCCGTACCGGCATCACCGTCTACAGCGCGGGCGCCGGAGCGGCGGTCACCGCGCTGCGCCGGCAGACCGACGCCTGGCAGGAGCCGCGCGAGGAGGACACCAACCCGCAGCGGGACATCGGCCCGCAGCCGGACGTCTGGATCCCGGCCTCGGGCACCGACGTGGCCCGGGTCGGCACCGACCGCTCCGAGCGCAGCTTCGCCGAACTGCGGCCCGACGCGGGCCCGTTCGCGTACTCGCCGGTGGTGCTGGCCGTGCCGCGCAAGCTCGCCCGGAGCCGGGCGGAGGAGCGGACCGGGCTGCCGCTGGCCCGGCTGTTCGCCCAGCTGCGCGCGCGGGACGCGGCGGCCGGTGTGCTGCGCGCCGACCCGGAGGTCACCGACTCCGCGCTGCTGGCGACGGTCGGCCTCTACGGCGGCGGCGCCGACCCGCGCGCCGCCGAGCAGGGGGTGCGCACCGCGGGGCCGCCCGCCCCGACCGCCGCCGACCTGCTGTGCGCGCTGCCCGCCGACCGCGCGGCGGACGCCCGCACCGCCGCCCTGGTCCCCGAGTTCCTGCTGGTCAGCGGGGTGGGCTGTGCCAAGAACACCCGGGTGCCGCGGAGCGCCGAGTACCCGTCCGACGTACCTGCGCTCACGCCCACGTTCGTCCGGGTCGCCTGGGACGGCGGGGACCGGGACGCCACTGTCCGGGCGGACGCGGTGGACCGCTTCCACGCGTGGCTCACCGGCCGGGACGGGCTCGCCGCCTTCGCCGCCGCCGGATTCCGCTCCGCTACGGGCACCGGGCATCCGCTGCTCGGCGGCGGCCCCGCCGACACCGGGGTGCTGCGCGCGGCGGGGCCGCTGCCGGGCGCCGCCGCGCGGACGGCGGTGGACACCGCGCTCGGCCGCTACCGCAGCGCGAACGGCCCCGGCCGGGTCCTCTACCTGCTGGACAGCTCCGGCTCGATGCACACGCGATGGCCGGGTCCCAGCGGCGGCCCCGGCATCCTGAAGCAGTCCCTGGGCGGGCTCGGTGACGAGGACGAGTACGGGGTGTGGGGCGTGTACGACGGTCCCGGGGGCCGCCACCACGACGAGGTGCTGCCCTTCGGGCATCACCGGCGCGCCGACGCCGAGCGCGGCGTGGACGCGGCGGCGCGGGTGCGCGACGCCGAGTCCGATCCGCACGCGGCGCTGCTCGACGCGCTCGACACGATGGCGGAGCGCGGCGCCGACGACAAGCGGCCCCAGCTGATCGTCTACATCACCGACGACGAGGACGACGACCGGCTGACCGGCCGGAACCTCGCCCAGGTGCTGGAGCGGGCCCGGCAGCGGAAGGTCCCGGTGGACATGGTGTCCCTGGTCGCCGGCTCCTGCGACCGGGGCCGCCCGGCGGCCGCCGTCGCCGAGGCGAGCCACGGCCGCTGCCTGGACACGGCCGACGACCTCGGCGCCGGTCTGCACGACGAGGTGGCGCGGGTGGGGACGGGGGAGGACTGA
- a CDS encoding helix-turn-helix domain-containing protein, translating into MAKRDDPETIGRRVQRLRRERGLTQKQLAEPAYTPAYVSTLEAGRVRPSDAALRHLAERLGVAYEELATGRPAHLATDLRLRLTEAQRTLATGETGRAAELYGELLAEAEQLDLADIRADALLGLGECALETGELESGRRYFEQSEQALADAPLPARVPALRGRAVAHYLTGELRYAVYLFESTLDELNRSGLHDPDALLLLYAGVIGPYMDMGAHARAAQAAEFALALAPQAGDPALVARMHRSVARTLLAEGRIAEADASLAKAAELYRHLQLRTELANCHWMRGYVCAQNGELERAEQELRSALDMLTAKRAALYTRQVAVELADVLHRRGKSGQAADLLRDVLGDLSSERGAMHAAAAHRLLGIIAEDARDTEAAEEHYVRALSLLERAGAAGDLADLCRLLGDLLRRTGRVEAALDAYRTGLGHRTAPGTTTLGPAPAQPPL; encoded by the coding sequence ATGGCGAAGCGGGACGACCCGGAGACCATCGGGCGCAGGGTGCAGCGGCTGCGGCGCGAACGGGGCCTCACCCAGAAGCAGTTGGCCGAACCGGCGTACACACCCGCGTATGTCTCCACCCTGGAGGCGGGGCGGGTGCGGCCCTCCGACGCCGCGCTGCGCCACCTCGCCGAACGGCTCGGTGTCGCCTACGAGGAGCTGGCCACCGGCCGCCCCGCCCATCTCGCCACCGATCTGCGGCTGCGGCTGACCGAGGCGCAGCGGACGCTGGCCACCGGGGAGACCGGCCGGGCCGCCGAGCTGTACGGGGAACTGCTGGCCGAGGCCGAGCAGCTCGACCTCGCCGACATCCGGGCCGACGCGCTGCTCGGGCTCGGGGAATGCGCCCTGGAGACCGGTGAACTGGAGAGCGGGCGGCGCTACTTCGAGCAGTCCGAGCAGGCCCTGGCCGACGCGCCGCTGCCCGCCCGCGTCCCCGCGCTGCGCGGCCGGGCCGTCGCCCACTACCTCACCGGCGAACTGCGGTACGCCGTCTACCTCTTCGAGTCCACCCTCGACGAACTCAACCGCTCCGGACTGCACGACCCGGACGCCCTGCTCCTCCTCTACGCCGGTGTCATCGGCCCGTACATGGACATGGGCGCGCACGCGCGGGCGGCGCAGGCGGCCGAGTTCGCCCTCGCGCTCGCCCCGCAGGCGGGCGACCCGGCGCTGGTGGCCCGGATGCACCGGTCGGTGGCCCGCACCCTGCTCGCCGAGGGCCGGATCGCCGAGGCGGACGCCTCGCTCGCCAAGGCCGCCGAGCTCTACCGCCACCTCCAGCTGCGTACCGAACTCGCCAACTGCCACTGGATGCGCGGCTATGTCTGCGCGCAGAACGGCGAACTGGAGCGCGCCGAGCAGGAGTTGCGGTCCGCGCTGGACATGCTGACCGCCAAGCGGGCCGCCCTCTACACCCGGCAGGTCGCGGTCGAACTGGCCGACGTGCTGCACCGGCGCGGCAAGTCCGGGCAGGCCGCCGACCTGCTGCGGGACGTGCTCGGCGACCTCTCCTCCGAGCGGGGCGCGATGCACGCCGCCGCCGCGCACCGGCTGCTCGGCATCATCGCCGAGGACGCCCGGGACACGGAGGCCGCCGAGGAGCACTACGTCCGCGCGCTGAGCCTCCTGGAGCGGGCCGGTGCCGCCGGTGACCTGGCCGACCTGTGCCGCCTCCTCGGTGATCTGCTGCGCCGCACCGGCCGGGTGGAGGCGGCCCTCGACGCCTACCGCACCGGGCTCGGCCACCGCACCGCCCCGGGCACCACCACGCTGGGCCCGGCCCCCGCGCAGCCTCCGCTGTGA